The following nucleotide sequence is from Apium graveolens cultivar Ventura chromosome 4, ASM990537v1, whole genome shotgun sequence.
GAACCAGAtcatgttttttagaaaagactTTTTTTCCAAAACCTAGCCCTAATGCCCTCTCTACACATGCATCCTTGTTTTCCCCCTCTAAACACAAGGTTTAATCATATTCCTCGTATCGGCCGGGAGTTTTCGATCCAAAATGGTGCATGTTTGTGCAATAATCTGTAATCAAATAGTACGCATTTGATTTCTTACTTTGTGTTTTCTACAGATTATTATGGAGGGCATGGACGTTGAAGTTCAACTTTATTTTAATCTAAGCTAGCTTCGGATGAATTTAAATTAAGGTAAATTTATTGAATTTTTAATTATTCAGATTATGATAATATCTTttgaacaaaattgaatatggaACCGACGGACCTTATTGTTTGGATTGGTTTCTTTTTGAACTTCTGGAATCGAAAATATTTGTCGGGATTTGCTTGAGGATTTTTTTCTTGCATTTTAACTTTGTGCAGTTCTTCTTATAAGTTTGTATTTTATGGAAAACTTTGGCTAAGAATCAATAGTTGTTATCTAAGTTGATCGAGGATCACATTTTCTTTACTTCATTTTCCCTAGCCGCGCCTGATTATCTTGCGGCTGAAGAGACGGAATGTTATTAGGACTAGCTTCGCCTTTTCTATCTGTATAATTAGTGTGTGTTTGGATTTATATATACTTTAATAATGCAAACTAAGGCCTCATCAAAACCATCAGTTGTGATAATTTATCAACTGAAGTGATTTGTTGTATTTACAGGTCAATTATACCGCTATGATGAGTGAGTTTTGTTACTATTACGGGGTGATTTGTATGAAGTACTGCAAGTCTGCAACTCGTGATTCTTATACTATCTGTTGAGTTTGTAAGATAGAATAGTCAAATGTACAATCTCTTCAGCAGATGCTTCCTTGAATTGCCATTAATGTGTGTGCGTGTGTATTTTAGAGAATCCATGATTTTAGTAATCTTTTATAAATGTCATTAGTCAACTCTTGCTCCCTCCAAAACAATTCATTACCTGTCATTTCTTTAACCGATTAGGTGAAAACCAATTAATTAATGCAGGGCCAAGAGAAGAACAAAAATGtcatcatcaaactctccatgTGCAGCTTGCAAGTTACTCCGGAGAAAATGCACACAAGAATGTGTATTCGCACCCTATTTCCCACCGGATCAACCTCAAAAGTTTGCTAATGTTCACAAGGTGTTTGGTGCAAGCAATGTGGCCAAACTGCTCAATGATTTACCTGCAGTACAACGAGAAGACGCTGTCAACTCTCTGGCCTATGAGGCTGATGCTCGCCTCCGGGACCCTATTTACGGATGTGTGGGATTAATCTCTATCCTCCAGCACAAGCTGAAGCAGGTTCAGATGGACTTGTTTACTGCCAAGAAAGAATTATCAACATACATCGGGCCTTCTGCAATGTTGCCTATACTCCCAGCTCCAGGAAATTTCATTCCCCCGTACCAGCAACAACCGTCTCAGATGATGCCATACAGTATGCAACCATCTCAAATGATGGGCGGGTCTCCACATAATCATGTGACCCAACAGCAGCACAACTATCAACAAATCATGGAGGCTCAGCAAGTAGCTGCAGTGGTGGCAGCTGCTAGAGAACAGGAAATGTTGAGGAATTATGAGCAGCAACAGGCGGTCTTAACACAACAGCAAGGACGTCAGTCTGACCCTACGAGGTATGATGTGACAGGCCAGGGCCTAGACCATATTCAGGGTGCTGTGTTCAGTCACATGAGTGTTTCAGACGGCATGACGCCTGCATTGGTTTTGGGTTCTTTTGAAGGTCCTTATCAGGCTCGGCAACATACAACAAATGATCAGCCTCATCATCAACTTCAGGCCACACAAACTTTTCTTGAGGAGCAGCAGCAGCATGGTTTGGCACTGGCACAACCCCAACAGTTGGAACCAACACAGCAGCAGCAAGGTTTGGCATTGGCGCAGCCCCGGCAGTTGGATCGGCAACAGCCGCAGCAGCAGCAGCTTCCGCCTCAGCAGCATAGAAATGGAAGTGAAGAGGAGGATTGACGCATTGGTTCTCTGTGATGATTTCTATCACTGTTCTGGTTATTTAGGTAAGCATCTATTCTCTTTTCTTGGTTCATTGAAAATTTACAGCTCACTGTTTTCTAGATTAACATTCTGTCAAAATTCACTACTCATGAGCTCTATAACACAACTTTTCCTACGACACAAAAATTAAATATTCTCTTATTTCTTAAATAAATCTAGTTACCCATTTTAAaaagtgttcttcaaagaaagGTTCCCAGCATGTTTCTAAAATCATTAAAATCGAAGCATTGCAGTACGCCACTACTATTTGGATCATACAAATTCAAACAGTTACATGAACCTCAGTCACTCCAAAATGATTAGTGTTATGTTTCTTAGCATGAACGTCTTCTCCTGGGAGGGGAAAAAGCCAGAGTTACTCTCAATATTGTATGGGTATAGGTGCAGTAGGGTTAATCACTGAATTTTTGTAATTTCACGATGCATTGTGATACACATTTGGTAATGAATTGATACCTTGCGATCCACATAAACCACTTTGGCATGCTTCACTTCTTATTTGCTCATCAATTCATCAATTTCCTGTCTTTTTTCCAGTTGCAATTTACGCAAACCAAACATATCTACTATATCCTGGCTGTGGCTGGATAAAAGTTACGCATACTTTACCTAGCTAGTTACCTATAATCCTAGAAGTCAAAGAAAGATCCTGGCTTTGAAGCAAGAACTTTTTcatattattttgtttatattGTAGTTCTTTAGGTATAAATTTGGATGCCAACGTCCTATTAGGCTTTAACAACATGATATGTGTTTCATTTGTGCTCTTATTGGTTCTGTTGCAGCTGACTACCCTGGTCGTGCATAAGGAAACTTTACACTGGAAAAAAGAGATGGGAGGAGAGATCAATGTTCACATCTGAGAGGGTAGAGGGTTGTAATTCAGTGAGTAGGTTTTTTTGTAATTGTAATTAGCAGTATTTTTGGGATATTGAGTGTATTACTAAACTCAAGCATAACTCATTCCTTTAGTTTAGAACCCGGGTGTCACATTGGTTTCATCTACAGTGCTTAGTCGGAaagaatgaaaaatggaaggcTATGCCGCAAAAGTAGGTATATTTATGAGGGTAGAGCCAAGAAACCGATAGCCTCACATTCCAAGAATATTAGTAAGAAATTGAAACAAGCATATCTATAAATTCGTCAGTCTGAAATTTGACATAGTAGATGAAAGAGTACTGAAAATAACAAAAACTTCACCCACAAATTAAGGACTTTTTTTTAACATTAGTTTTGTCTAAACCATTGAAACTTGTAGTTGTAGCAGAAACTTCAGCATTACTTTTCCTAATTCTTATGCAATGAATTTTGAGAATATGTATAATATTTTTCATTGACTAATTGCGTCAACGTCAACTAGCCAGTAAAGCAAGTATTCTTAAGCTTACATAGATTTCGATGTTAGATCATGTTTTAATATCTCATGCCCCATGTTACTGTGCTAGTTCAGAAAGTACAGTACTTGTTAAGATACAGATCACAGAAAGATGAGTAGTTTTATGTAGTGGGAAAGCGTGTGCATCAATAAATTCAAGTACTTGTTATATCACATGCATTTCCACAATTTGCATTGGCCGGTACCAAGAATTGGAGTACATCATTCCGAAAACTTTAGAAATTGTAAAGAAATCGCTGAGTATGTTAATGCAAAAAGTTATTTTAGTCCAAATAATACTAAAATCATCAGTTATTATGGTACGAGTCTACGAGAGCTCATTGTAAAGTCAGGGTTATACTCAACGTGTTTACCAGTATTGTTTATCACTCAACCTTATAAGTAATAGTTTAGTTTGTTTTAATTCATGAATCTGTCAGACTTTAAAATTAGTACTAGAAGTCCAGAAGTACCGAAATAACACCCAAAATATACATGTCATGTTTTAAAGACAGTACGTGTTCTACTTCTCCAGGAAGTTTTGAAAGAAAAGTTCTGCATTGATTCATTTTTTAAGCCTCCTGCTAAGGGCTGTTTGAATCATGATTAGTGAGGTCCGTGAACGGGAATTGGAACCTTAATGGGGTGTTTCGGTATTTGAATCAATaatttggttgtatgaatggaaGCACATTCTTTATATATCCTCTAGGTTTCCATATCATTTTCGTTCCCATATATTCCACTCTCATTTAGGTTCTCATTCTCAGTGTTCATCTAAATGCCCCCTACTTGGTCTTCCCAAAGTTTTAGAAAGAAGAGAATGAAACAGAAAATAAGTTATTTGTTTTCTCTCCGGATCTTTCCAAAAGTGTAAAAAGAAAAATTTGAtacaaatataaaaataatttcttCGCAAATCAATAGGTTTGCTTTCCTCTCCTTCTAAATATGTTAAatctttctctttctctttttTCTGTTCCAAAAAAAGAATCTCTGAAATATAGTGTAAGTGATCTTACACAGAAGGGATGTAGACTTTGGTGCATTCAGATTATGAAGATGCAAATTACTAAGAATAGACTGAAGTAGTGGGATGCAAATTGAAATCTACTCCTTTTTATCTAGGCGGTGTCTATGCTGTACAGACTACTGGACAtaattaaatcattttctttgtAAGATTGCGTTTTTCAAACACATTCGATATTCTTTGTCAGCCTTAGAGGGCATGTATCATGTAGGAGGAGGCTAATTTATGAAAGCGTCTAATTTTAGATTTGTATAATTTGAGTTAACAAAAAGTAATTACGCATCAAACTTACTAAATGCATCCGAATTGATTAATGATATGCTCTCTGTTTACAGATTTTCTGGAGAATGCATCAACTCTCTTTGACAGTTTAATGTTGCTATAGTTGTATAAATTTGTTGTTAACAATTCATGTTCTCTTAGGTTGATATCAATGATGTTACTATAAATGGGAAGTATGCTTATCTTTCTTATTTTACACTTATTTGTCTAAATCAAATTTGATTGATTTAGAAGGAAATACGTGGTTATCTCAGCTTTTAATAAAGAAAGCCATCATCTAACACCTGAGCTCAAACTCCATACTGACACGGCTGAAATTGCGACCAACTTTAGCCAAATTGATTTCAATTTGCTAATCCTGAGTTTATCGAGGAGGCGGTGTTATAAAAAATATGCTGATCACATATTTACATCCATATTCTGTGTTATAAAAATATGGTTATCTCTTGGATTTGTGATGATGGCCATATGGGGCGTAAATTGGAGATAACTAGCCGGGGGAGAGACCGTGAGTGAGGATAGGTATTTAAAGTGTGGTATCTTGTTTAACAAGTTTTAAAATTCCCACGCATAGGAGCTACATATATAGCTATGCAGAGAGATAAGATAATTGAAATGATAGCTAGTATAGGAGATGAGAGTACCAGAGAACAAGCAATATTGGAGCAGAAAGATGATAGTACCAGTAGCGGAAAAGGAGCAGAAGATTACTACTATGAGAAATGCCCTGGCTGTGAAATTCATAAACACAAATATTCAACTCCTCATATCCCTCTCAAGCATTTAATCTTTGTCTGGGTTGTCACTTTATGTGCAGGTTCTGTGCATAGCTAAGATGTTACTCTTGCATGGCTGAATAAATTTTTATGTTACCACTTATGGTTCTTGTTGTTTTTTCTTTGTGAATTGCATGCTAATTCACGtctttgttttttttttttttacttttacaGCACTGCCGATATCCTCCCTGTTTTCTTTTGTATATTTTATGGTATGCATTTTTTTTTTGTTTGATAAAGCAGCTGTCAAGTTTTAATTCGAATAATATTTTGTCGCTTAGACTCTGTTCTTAAATATGCTAAACATTTGTAGATCTTCCATTTACAATGTTTCAAATTTTGCATATCGCAGATAAGGGACTTCCATATTGCAGAAAGGGAGGAGGACATTGGTTACTATGCTGGATTCCTAAGCAAGTTTCTAAGAAGCATCTATGTATATCAGAAATCTGTTCTATTTTGCCGTTGCTTTTAAAGTTTGTCTTCCTAATAGGTTCATCGTTTATGTTTGGAAGAGCTCTGACATCTGTGCTTTGGGGAATTTTGGCTGATCGTTATGGTCGAAAGCCTGTGATAATATTTGGCATGATTTCAGTGTTGGTTTTATAATCCATGTGTGATAATTGATATAGTAGGTAAATTTATAAAGGTATCTATTAACAATCTTTGACTCCATATCTTTTGATGATTACAGGGTTATTTTTAACACTCTCTTTGGCCTTAGTACAAGCTTCTGGATGGCAGTTTCTATGAGGTTTCTTCTAGGAAGCTTGTGTGGAATACTTGGCCCTATGAGGGTATGTTGATATACAATTAATTTCGATATACTCCTGTAATACATTATAATTGGCATGAAATTCAATCTGGTTGGGTGGGTTTTACTTTATGCTTGTTAGAAGAGAGATACGCTAATATGCAATTACACTCCGCATCTGCAGACTGTTCACCATTTTACTCGTTACCATGGACATCAGCAATATCTTCATATGATAGTCTAAAAATTAGTTAAGGAACACCCTAGCATTAAGAGAACTAAAACACCTCAAACAGCAAATTTGATATTTGTTATGTGTCCCTAGTGTAAGCATCAGTGTCATCATGCACTTATTTAAATATTAGCGGTATTGATATTACATGTATGATTATTATCCTTATCAGAGCAGTGCCGATATTTCTAGTGCTGCTAAATCATCTACATTTTCAGTTGAATGATGTTATATTAGTTATATAGACAATCCAAATCTGCACGACGAATTTTTGCACTTTTGTTCACTCTCTCTTCGATTGACATGCATCCTACCTTTGCACTGCATTACATCTACAGCTACTTAAATAGTTTAATACATTGATTGTTTTAAGATCCAACTATAAATTGTATTTATTTTACAAATTCACCTTGCCTTTTCTCAAGTGAGTGCCTATCTAACTGACACGGGTAAGATGTTCAAGTGCTGTTGGCTCCTCAATAAACGTAATTTTTTTATAGATGTATGTTCAGTGGTAGCACTATCTGGTGCTCATGATCAGCTGTAGCCTACATTACTGCTTATGAAATTAAACTACAGTTTAGCTATTGTAGTGTTATAAGCAATATGTCAACCTTGTGTGCTAACATTTTTATTACTTATCTAGGTATAAGCTAATATCACCATTATGCACAATTGACACTAGAATGTTAAAGCTTGTATTATGCAAAATATTTACTTTAACAACCTCGGCAATATTCTTCTAGTTTGTAGCTGGAATTTTGATTCTACTTGTTCTGTATCAAATGAGAAAAAGCGTCTTAGCAAATCAAATTGTAGTAGAATATTGGCATTATTGTGCATGCATCTGATCACGTCTCCTGGGAAATATATGTTTGAGACATCAAGTGAAGCTGCAGAAACATTTTTCATCACTTCCAAATAATGAGGTTTCTTCTAGGAAGTTTGTTCCAAATGCTTGGCCCTACCAGGGTATGTTGATATACAACTAATTTCAATGCATTGCTGCAATACATAATACTTGGCTTAAAACTCGATCAGGGAGGATGGGTTGTACTTGACTAATTAAAAGAGAGAGACGCTAATATGCAGTTACACTCTGAATCTGCAGATTGTTCACAGTTTTACTTTTACCCCTTATTCATGGCAATTAGTAATATAAAGTATGTTTGTGCTACTTTTATTTGGCATCAATAAAGCAGATACACTGAATACATAATGAAACTCGGTTCTTTTGTCCTAATTGCAGCTTCTTTTTGGGGAATCACTATAACTTTGATGATGTATAATTATGTGCAAGAAAGAAATAGTATATTTTAGCACCAACTCTAAGAATGGTTCTTAAGTCACCCTTTTTAGATATATTTATCGCGAAATCAAATGTCAAGTGAATTTACTTTACTTTTGATGCCTGCAGGCATATGCTTCAGAAGTTTGTCGTAAAGAACATCAAGCTTTGGGATTGTCAGTCGTATGTTGATAATTTTTTTAGTTTTACTCTCTCAGTTGTAACTTTCTTTCTTGTCTCTTGACGTAGTGTAATCTGTCATTTTAGATTAGCACATCCTGGGGCGTAGGGCTGGTCATTGGACCGGCTATTGGAGGCTATTTTGCACAGGTATGGCTACTTTTTCTGTAAGTTCATCAACTGTTTTAGTAATTGTAGATATATCGAACTAAGAATTGTCGTTGGCTATTTTACATGTACGATAATTAGTAATTTACATTGGTTATAAGACGTGAATCATTTTAGGTTGATTACTCACATAGTTTTTCTAATTTCTGTATTTTGTAGCCAGCAGAAAATTATCCAAATATATTCTCTAAAAAATCTGTCTTTGGGAGGTATGTGTGTAATCCAATTTATGGATATGTAGCTACTGATTCCTAGAATTTTCATACTCCTTGCAGATGCGGAAGCTTTGTAACATGTCAATGTATATGACAGGTTTCCGTACTTTCTACCTTGCCTTTTGATATCACTCTTTGCTTTACCTGTATCCATCATCTCATTTTGGCTCCCGGTATGTTAGTTCGATCTTATATTTGTAGCTCATTAGGTTTATATTTTGCCATAACCCTATTGTCTCATAGTTAAATTAACAGTCTTTTAATCAAATTCCATCATGC
It contains:
- the LOC141720493 gene encoding protein ZINC INDUCED FACILITATOR-LIKE 1-like isoform X4, which codes for MQRDKIIEMIASIGDESTREQAILEQKDDSTSSGKGAEDYYYEKCPGCEIHKHKYSTPHIPLKHLIFVWVVTLCAALPISSLFSFVYFMIRDFHIAEREEDIGYYAGFLSSSFMFGRALTSVLWGILADRYGRKPVIIFGMISVVIFNTLFGLSTSFWMAVSMRFLLGSLCGILGPMRAYASEVCRKEHQALGLSVISTSWGVGLVIGPAIGGYFAQPAENYPNIFSKKSVFGRFPYFLPCLLISLFALPVSIISFWLPETLHIHHGNKNEQGDAADGLEGVICKSDVDGVIRSKQRLPSSEQSLLRNWPLMSSIIVYSVFQLHDTAYAEMLYSLQAFSLWANSPRKYGGLSYTTADVGEVLAIAGFGLLILQLLLYPVLERTFGPILVSRIGAVLTMPLLSCYPYIAMLSGFSLFVVLSCASVLMNVLMCAMSLVHRIKILKAGVVGEQS
- the LOC141716988 gene encoding LOB domain-containing protein 10-like; the protein is MSSSNSPCAACKLLRRKCTQECVFAPYFPPDQPQKFANVHKVFGASNVAKLLNDLPAVQREDAVNSLAYEADARLRDPIYGCVGLISILQHKLKQVQMDLFTAKKELSTYIGPSAMLPILPAPGNFIPPYQQQPSQMMPYSMQPSQMMGGSPHNHVTQQQHNYQQIMEAQQVAAVVAAAREQEMLRNYEQQQAVLTQQQGRQSDPTRYDVTGQGLDHIQGAVFSHMSVSDGMTPALVLGSFEGPYQARQHTTNDQPHHQLQATQTFLEEQQQHGLALAQPQQLEPTQQQQGLALAQPRQLDRQQPQQQQLPPQQHRNGSEEED
- the LOC141720493 gene encoding protein ZINC INDUCED FACILITATOR-LIKE 1-like isoform X2, which gives rise to MQRDKIIEMIASIGDESTREQAILEQKDDSTSSGKGAEDYYYEKCPGCEIHKHKYSTPHIPLKHLIFVWVVTLCAALPISSLFSFVYFMIRDFHIAEREEDIGYYAGFLSSSFMFGRALTSVLWGILADRYGRKPVIIFGMISVVIFNTLFGLSTSFWMAVSMRFLLGSLCGILGPMRAYASEVCRKEHQALGLSVISTSWGVGLVIGPAIGGYFAQPAENYPNIFSKKSVFGRFPYFLPCLLISLFALPVSIISFWLPETLHIHHGNKNEQGDAADGLEGVICKSDVDGVIRSKQRLPSSEQSLLRNWPLMSSIIVYSVFQLHDTAYAEAFSLWANSPRKYGGLSYTTADVGEVLAIAGFGLLILQLLLYPVLERTFGPILVSRIGAVLTMPLLSCYPYIAMLSGFSLFVVLSCASVLMNVLMVSVSTGLFLLQNRAVTSEQRGAANGISMSALSLFKALGPACGGSFFSWAQKRKNTHFLPGYQMLFSILNSIEFIGLAMTFKQFLKLPSNNH